In a genomic window of Syntrophorhabdaceae bacterium:
- a CDS encoding M48 family metalloprotease produces the protein MNLRRLFFIPFLLSFTLLAHSAYGLTISEEKKYGKEVFAEISRSATINNDPYVSIYVQEIKSRLEDVAGLPFPVVLTIIESGTVDAFATVGGYVFITTGLIGECDREEELAGVMAHEFA, from the coding sequence ATGAATCTTAGACGCCTATTTTTCATACCATTCCTTCTTTCTTTTACCCTTCTGGCTCACTCAGCATACGGATTAACAATAAGCGAGGAAAAGAAGTACGGTAAAGAGGTCTTTGCGGAGATATCGCGGTCCGCAACGATTAACAACGACCCCTACGTATCCATCTATGTCCAGGAAATAAAAAGCCGGCTGGAAGATGTTGCTGGTCTGCCTTTCCCTGTGGTGCTGACGATCATTGAGTCAGGTACGGTTGATGCCTTTGCAACGGTGGGTGGTTATGTCTTTATCACTACAGGGCTCATAGGAGAGTGTGACAGGGAGGAAGAGCTTGCAGGTGTCATGGCGCACGAGTTTGCACA
- a CDS encoding serine hydrolase encodes MIHFFLILFLLLPSFLFAGETITASSYILVEKESFDIIAGRNYHTRLAPASTTKVMTTLLAIEKINTEETIIPDKKTASLPASKMDLVPGKQYRAIDLMTGAMVESANDAAYALAKYIGGSEEDFARMMNDRANEMGALDTHFKNASGLYVHGQYTTSYDLALIFKNALSNDIFRELIAKKYFFFHDSRRNVRFKNHNRFLFCFEPAIGGKTGFTRRSKHCYVGAFERDGKTYILSLLNSRDLWGDAVLILGNLYDRLPSDEELRSARACSVSLSSYKPKNKKKTATKKTATKKRYKIVKKGTKKPVK; translated from the coding sequence GTGATACACTTTTTTCTCATCCTTTTTTTGCTCCTGCCGTCATTTCTCTTTGCAGGTGAAACCATTACAGCGAGCTCGTACATTCTTGTTGAAAAAGAATCCTTCGACATCATTGCGGGCAGGAACTACCACACGAGATTGGCCCCTGCCAGCACGACAAAGGTGATGACAACACTCCTGGCAATAGAAAAGATCAACACAGAGGAGACGATCATACCGGATAAAAAGACAGCCAGCCTCCCGGCTTCGAAGATGGATCTCGTACCCGGAAAACAATACAGGGCTATCGATCTGATGACCGGCGCAATGGTAGAGTCTGCAAATGACGCTGCCTACGCCCTTGCAAAATATATCGGCGGCAGTGAAGAGGACTTTGCGCGCATGATGAATGACAGGGCGAACGAGATGGGCGCACTTGACACCCATTTTAAGAATGCCTCCGGCCTCTATGTCCATGGTCAGTACACCACCAGCTATGATCTGGCGTTGATCTTCAAGAATGCCTTATCGAACGATATATTCAGAGAACTGATCGCAAAGAAGTATTTTTTCTTTCATGACAGCCGGAGGAATGTCCGGTTCAAGAACCACAACAGGTTTCTTTTCTGTTTCGAACCGGCAATTGGAGGGAAGACAGGGTTTACCAGGAGATCGAAACACTGCTACGTAGGCGCCTTTGAAAGAGACGGCAAGACCTACATCCTGTCGCTTCTCAACAGCCGTGATCTTTGGGGCGATGCGGTGCTGATACTGGGCAACCTCTATGACCGGTTGCCCTCTGATGAAGAGCTGCGTTCAGCAAGGGCCTGTTCTGTGTCGCTCTCATCATACAAACCGAAAAATAAGAAAAAGACCGCAACAAAAAAGACCGCAACAAAAAAGAGATATAAAATTGTCAAAAAGGGCACGAAAAAACCTGTCAAGTAA